One Granulicella sp. 5B5 DNA window includes the following coding sequences:
- a CDS encoding 2,3,4,5-tetrahydropyridine-2,6-dicarboxylate N-succinyltransferase: MTHASPHVLEPKIEHWFAQGAAAIGENDAIYTFELLREALELGRLRSAEPDATAPTGWRVNPWVKRGILLGFRLGALTQMDGEHPLGQAALSFVDKATYPVRRFIPDDGIRIVPGGSSVRAGAHLAKGTVMMPPAYVNVGAFVDEGTMIDSHALVGSCAQIGKRVHLSAAAQIGGVLEPVNASPVIIEDDALVGGNTGVYEGTIVRSRAVLAAGVILTRGTPVYDLPNNTVLKATADAPLIIPSGAVVVAGSRAITHGPGKDLGLSVYTPIIVKYRDEKTELSTTLEDLLR, translated from the coding sequence ATGACCCACGCTAGCCCCCATGTTCTGGAACCCAAAATCGAGCACTGGTTCGCCCAGGGCGCTGCCGCCATCGGCGAAAACGACGCGATCTACACCTTCGAGCTTCTCCGCGAGGCCCTCGAGCTCGGTCGCCTTCGCTCCGCCGAACCCGACGCGACCGCACCCACCGGCTGGCGCGTCAACCCCTGGGTCAAGCGCGGCATCCTGCTCGGCTTCCGCCTCGGCGCCCTCACCCAGATGGACGGCGAGCACCCACTCGGCCAGGCAGCTCTGTCGTTCGTCGACAAGGCCACCTACCCGGTCCGCCGCTTCATCCCGGACGACGGCATCCGCATCGTCCCCGGCGGCAGCAGCGTCCGCGCCGGCGCACACCTCGCCAAAGGCACCGTCATGATGCCCCCGGCCTACGTCAACGTCGGCGCCTTCGTCGATGAAGGCACCATGATCGACTCACACGCCCTCGTCGGCAGCTGTGCCCAGATCGGCAAGCGCGTCCACCTCTCCGCCGCCGCACAGATCGGCGGAGTCCTCGAGCCGGTCAACGCCTCACCGGTCATCATCGAGGACGACGCCCTCGTCGGCGGCAACACCGGCGTCTACGAGGGCACCATCGTCCGCAGCCGCGCCGTCCTCGCCGCCGGAGTCATCCTCACCCGCGGCACCCCGGTCTACGACCTGCCCAACAACACGGTGCTCAAGGCAACAGCTGACGCGCCTCTGATCATCCCCTCAGGAGCCGTCGTCGTAGCTGGCAGCCGCGCCATCACCCACGGCCCCGGCAAAGACCTCGGCCTCAGCGTCTACACCCCCATCATCGTCAAATACCGCGATGAAAAAACCGAACTCTCCACCACCCTGGAGGACCTCCTGCGCTAG
- the dapA gene encoding 4-hydroxy-tetrahydrodipicolinate synthase produces the protein MNLSGCGTALVTPFAQDGSLDEPALRAHVQWQIESGVSLLIPCGTTGEASTLTEQEWLRVIEITIEAAAGRVPIFAGCTHNATAQAVANAKKLAKLTGLTGILTANPYYNRPGQEGQYQHFRAIAEAVDLPILLYNIPGRTATNLLPETVLRLAELKNIVGIKESSGVMGQITELLAQAPADFKVFAGDDALALPVIALGGVGLVSVASNAIPGPMSQMIAAALTGTQEAWATARQLNARYFALMQAHFIEPSPSPIKTSLALLGRGSENLRLPMVPVTDATRTKLRTLLTSLGLLP, from the coding sequence ATGAACCTCTCCGGCTGCGGCACCGCTCTCGTCACTCCCTTCGCTCAAGACGGCTCCCTCGACGAGCCCGCTCTCCGCGCCCACGTCCAGTGGCAGATCGAGAGTGGCGTCTCGCTCCTCATCCCCTGCGGCACCACCGGCGAAGCCTCCACCCTCACCGAGCAGGAGTGGCTCCGCGTCATCGAGATCACCATCGAAGCCGCCGCCGGCCGCGTCCCCATCTTCGCCGGATGCACGCACAACGCCACCGCGCAGGCCGTCGCCAACGCCAAGAAGCTCGCCAAGCTCACCGGCCTCACCGGCATCCTCACGGCAAATCCTTACTACAACCGCCCCGGGCAGGAAGGCCAGTACCAGCACTTCCGCGCCATCGCCGAAGCCGTCGACCTGCCGATCCTCCTCTACAACATCCCCGGCCGCACCGCTACCAACCTGCTCCCCGAAACCGTCCTCCGCCTCGCCGAGCTCAAAAACATCGTCGGCATCAAGGAGTCCTCCGGCGTCATGGGCCAGATCACCGAACTCCTCGCCCAGGCCCCGGCGGACTTCAAAGTCTTCGCAGGCGACGACGCCCTCGCCCTCCCCGTCATCGCCCTCGGCGGCGTCGGACTCGTCTCCGTCGCCTCCAACGCCATCCCCGGCCCCATGTCGCAGATGATCGCCGCCGCCCTCACCGGAACTCAAGAAGCCTGGGCCACCGCACGCCAGCTCAACGCGCGCTACTTCGCCCTCATGCAGGCCCACTTCATCGAGCCCAGCCCCTCCCCCATCAAGACCTCGCTCGCCCTCCTCGGCCGAGGCTCAGAAAACCTCCGCCTCCCCATGGTCCCCGTCACCGACGCCACCCGCACTAAACTCCGGACGCTCCTCACCAGCCTCGGCCTGCTCCCCTAG
- a CDS encoding alpha/beta fold hydrolase, with protein sequence MLFLFVIPARNLLLAQSTPKAQLEHLRQQAIHALYIDDPLPPLHTHAYGSLLATPNIRVEHITFATQFGQRVPAIVYVPTHTHGKLPAIVVVNGHGGDKSSWYAVYTGLLYATAGAVVVTYDPVGEFERSITKGSETGEHDKPIPGLKHPERVGGWMIEDVMQAVRYAASRSDVDTTRIAVLGYSMGSFHAILASALAGPQLPRIRAAVLSGGGNLDGHNEYWDSSPKLNCQSGPYKALDFLGAASGTSDKRGAVLYALRAQSGPTYIMNGEQDSLITKFNEKEPFFAALRLRIAAITGSQTNLPETIWFPEAGHRPSWVTRPAALWLNHQLHFPNWTDAQIDAFPTIRAAEWVAKTGVRISKGYQVEQKEGGVLALDLNLPGLTREQLEAVPESDWQKNHTLYTLEGWTPKALAADATATAPRP encoded by the coding sequence TTGCTTTTCTTGTTTGTCATTCCCGCACGAAATCTGCTTCTCGCCCAATCCACCCCAAAAGCCCAGCTTGAGCACCTCCGCCAGCAAGCCATACACGCCCTCTACATCGACGACCCCCTGCCGCCGCTCCACACCCATGCCTATGGCTCTCTCCTCGCCACCCCCAACATCCGCGTCGAGCACATCACCTTCGCCACGCAGTTCGGTCAGCGAGTCCCCGCCATCGTCTACGTCCCAACGCACACCCACGGCAAGCTCCCCGCCATCGTCGTGGTCAACGGCCACGGCGGCGACAAGAGCTCCTGGTACGCCGTCTACACCGGCCTGCTCTACGCCACCGCCGGCGCCGTCGTCGTCACCTACGACCCCGTCGGTGAGTTCGAGCGCTCCATCACCAAGGGCTCCGAAACCGGCGAGCACGACAAGCCCATCCCCGGCCTCAAACATCCAGAACGCGTCGGTGGCTGGATGATCGAAGACGTCATGCAAGCTGTCCGCTACGCCGCCTCGCGATCCGACGTCGACACCACCCGCATCGCCGTCCTCGGCTACTCCATGGGCTCCTTCCACGCGATCCTCGCCTCGGCACTCGCCGGCCCGCAGCTTCCACGCATCCGCGCTGCCGTCCTCTCCGGTGGCGGCAACCTCGACGGCCACAACGAATACTGGGACTCCAGCCCCAAGCTCAACTGCCAGTCCGGCCCCTACAAAGCCCTCGACTTCCTCGGCGCCGCCTCTGGCACTTCGGATAAAAGAGGCGCCGTCCTCTACGCCCTCCGCGCTCAATCCGGCCCCACCTACATCATGAACGGCGAGCAGGACTCCCTCATCACCAAGTTCAACGAGAAGGAGCCATTCTTCGCCGCCCTCCGTCTGCGCATCGCCGCCATCACCGGCTCGCAGACCAATCTCCCCGAAACCATCTGGTTCCCCGAAGCCGGCCACCGTCCCAGCTGGGTCACCCGCCCCGCCGCCCTCTGGCTCAACCACCAGCTCCACTTCCCCAACTGGACCGACGCCCAGATCGACGCCTTCCCCACCATCCGCGCCGCCGAGTGGGTCGCCAAAACCGGTGTCCGCATCTCGAAGGGCTACCAGGTCGAGCAGAAGGAAGGCGGAGTTCTCGCCCTCGACCTCAACCTTCCCGGCCTCACCCGCGAGCAACTCGAAGCCGTCCCCGAATCGGACTGGCAAAAGAACCACACCCTCTACACCCTCGAAGGCTGGACCCCGAAGGCCCTCGCCGCCGACGCCACCGCCACCGCCCCGAGGCCTTGA
- a CDS encoding DUF1080 domain-containing protein, which translates to MTRSGSALSRCAAVLMVACGSYCLVAQQAQKRVVVPFHEPDPLAFDDHAGFTQIFDGKTLKDWDGDPTVWRVENGAIVGESFKDKPRPNSYISYHGSEAKNFDLKLEIKVEEGGGSGIQYRSSVGKPWLRGFPAGTPTPNLNWMMTGPQADFWYPVNPQHFSYNGQIYSENTPLGIEAYLGQVVEAEPGVTKRLVANIGDRPALSGYVKINDWNQYEIIARGGVFLHILNGQLMTVLIDDDPASSNNATGLIGIELEGQPSKVSVRNVWLKKFK; encoded by the coding sequence ATGACACGTTCCGGAAGTGCTTTGAGCCGATGTGCCGCGGTGTTGATGGTGGCTTGCGGATCGTATTGCCTGGTGGCGCAGCAGGCACAGAAGCGAGTTGTAGTTCCGTTCCATGAACCTGATCCGCTGGCCTTCGATGACCATGCAGGCTTCACCCAGATCTTCGACGGCAAGACGCTGAAAGATTGGGATGGTGATCCGACGGTGTGGCGGGTCGAGAATGGCGCGATTGTGGGTGAGTCGTTTAAGGACAAGCCGCGACCGAACAGCTACATTTCGTATCACGGGAGCGAGGCGAAGAATTTTGATCTGAAGCTGGAGATCAAGGTGGAAGAGGGTGGCGGCAGCGGTATTCAATACCGCAGCAGCGTGGGCAAGCCGTGGCTGCGTGGGTTTCCTGCGGGCACGCCGACGCCGAACCTGAACTGGATGATGACCGGGCCGCAGGCGGACTTCTGGTATCCGGTGAACCCGCAGCATTTTTCATACAACGGCCAGATCTACTCCGAGAACACGCCGCTGGGGATTGAGGCGTATCTGGGGCAGGTGGTTGAGGCCGAGCCGGGTGTGACGAAGAGGCTGGTTGCCAATATCGGCGATCGCCCTGCGCTGAGCGGCTACGTGAAGATCAACGATTGGAACCAGTACGAGATCATCGCGCGCGGCGGCGTGTTTCTGCACATTCTGAATGGGCAGCTGATGACTGTGCTGATCGATGATGATCCGGCGTCATCGAACAACGCGACGGGGTTGATCGGCATTGAGCTTGAAGGGCAGCCCTCAAAGGTGTCGGTGCGGAACGTGTGGCTGAAGAAGTTCAAGTGA
- a CDS encoding TMEM175 family protein: MADDRLTTARMEAFSDGVIAVIITIMVLDLHVPAEHLSNLEGLHAVAPTLFIYLLSFVQVGIYWVNHHYLLDDAETVTHGMLWANLTFLFCLSLFPFAARWVGERGISSFSIALYAVVSVLPALAWNVLSAIICRRSGATSADSPAKLFISSALYLGAIPMAYVSPYAALAMLIAVAILWLIPPRKIVEMTQNTHTHSL; the protein is encoded by the coding sequence ATGGCAGACGACCGTCTCACTACCGCGCGCATGGAAGCTTTCTCCGACGGCGTCATCGCCGTCATCATCACCATCATGGTGCTCGATCTCCACGTCCCTGCCGAGCACCTCAGCAACCTCGAAGGCCTCCACGCCGTCGCGCCGACGCTCTTCATCTACCTGCTCAGCTTCGTCCAGGTCGGCATCTACTGGGTCAACCACCACTACCTCCTCGACGACGCCGAAACCGTCACCCACGGCATGCTCTGGGCCAACCTCACCTTCCTCTTCTGCCTCTCGCTCTTCCCCTTCGCGGCCCGCTGGGTCGGCGAGCGCGGCATCTCGTCCTTCTCCATCGCTCTCTACGCCGTCGTCTCCGTCCTCCCGGCGCTCGCGTGGAACGTGCTCTCCGCGATCATCTGCCGCCGCAGCGGCGCCACCTCCGCCGACAGCCCCGCCAAGCTCTTCATCTCCTCCGCGCTCTACCTCGGAGCCATCCCCATGGCCTACGTCTCACCCTACGCAGCCCTCGCCATGCTCATCGCCGTCGCCATCCTCTGGCTCATCCCGCCACGCAAGATCGTCGAGATGACGCAAAACACCCACACCCATTCGCTGTAA
- a CDS encoding TMEM175 family protein, with product MQALNQHIAKDGFRLRGTSMSRIDGFSDVVFGFALTLLVVSLEVPRTYDEFHAALLGFFPFAVCFFFLILVWLAHFRFFRRYGLHDLSTIWINCALLFSVLFYVYPLKFLFSVTTGSHIGPGAFTNPYQPREVMTVYGVGFAAIYFCLAALYLNAWRQRHVLKLNPVETAMTMSDFVDKLGDAIIGLFCALMAQLLPPDHAGDAGWFFFLIAIWSTINGFIGGRAVRRARVNLTPEDLEPLSHGN from the coding sequence ATGCAAGCCCTCAACCAGCACATCGCCAAAGACGGCTTCCGCCTGCGCGGGACGTCCATGTCCCGCATCGACGGCTTCTCCGACGTCGTCTTTGGCTTCGCGCTCACCCTTCTCGTCGTCTCGCTGGAAGTCCCCCGCACCTACGACGAGTTCCATGCAGCCCTGCTGGGCTTCTTCCCCTTCGCTGTCTGTTTCTTCTTCCTCATTCTCGTCTGGCTCGCGCACTTCCGCTTCTTCCGCCGCTACGGTCTGCACGACCTCAGCACCATCTGGATCAACTGCGCCCTGCTCTTTTCGGTGCTCTTCTACGTCTATCCACTCAAGTTCCTCTTCTCCGTCACCACCGGCTCTCACATCGGCCCTGGCGCCTTCACCAACCCCTACCAGCCACGCGAAGTGATGACTGTCTACGGCGTGGGCTTTGCCGCTATCTACTTCTGCCTAGCCGCCCTCTATCTCAACGCCTGGCGTCAGCGCCACGTGCTCAAGCTCAACCCGGTAGAGACGGCCATGACCATGAGCGACTTCGTCGACAAACTCGGCGATGCCATCATCGGTCTGTTCTGCGCGCTGATGGCACAACTCCTTCCACCGGATCACGCCGGTGACGCCGGCTGGTTCTTCTTCCTCATCGCCATCTGGAGCACCATCAACGGATTCATCGGTGGCCGCGCCGTCCGCCGCGCCCGCGTCAACCTCACGCCTGAAGATCTCGAACCCCTATCTCATGGAAACTGA
- a CDS encoding mandelate racemase/muconate lactonizing enzyme family protein, whose amino-acid sequence MQTTRRDLFKTGLATAAAAALPASAAIPRHTHRTLSATELEANYTKLNAELARPVFRRELFPNPVVLDSIELLHYKNSWLCRVRSTNGAEGISISNAQQMKSLYPIFVDRVAPFFLGQDVRDLERLLDLSMVYQSNYKATGLAVFVPLATLEFAILDLFGKMSNRSIGLLISDKIHNPKIAVYQANGERYISPEETIAHLKRDVAISHAKAIKFKLGGRMSHIETPPDRSARLIPMVRETFGDQMVISADANGSYTPEEAIPIGKLMQQYKYAFYEEPVPFDNYDGLQQVADALEIPIALGEQEPSTWNFRHVLAHNAVGIVQQDMFYFGGMCRCMKVARMAAVLNKQCIPHISSTGLGYLYMMHFVSAITNSGPYHEFKEFNNDLPYKCATSTLRSNADGVITVPTGPGVGVEIDPDYIKKHEVMKVIKPANFKDAE is encoded by the coding sequence ATGCAAACCACCCGTCGCGACCTCTTCAAGACCGGCCTCGCCACCGCCGCAGCCGCCGCGCTCCCAGCCTCCGCCGCCATCCCCCGCCACACCCACAGGACGCTCTCCGCCACCGAGCTCGAAGCCAACTACACCAAACTCAACGCCGAGCTCGCCCGCCCCGTCTTCAGACGCGAGCTCTTCCCCAACCCCGTCGTACTCGACTCCATCGAGCTCCTCCACTACAAAAACTCCTGGCTCTGCCGCGTCCGCTCCACCAACGGTGCCGAAGGCATCTCCATCTCCAACGCCCAGCAGATGAAGTCCCTCTATCCCATCTTCGTGGACCGCGTTGCACCCTTCTTCCTCGGCCAGGACGTCCGCGACCTCGAACGCCTCCTCGACCTCTCCATGGTCTACCAGTCCAACTACAAAGCCACCGGCCTCGCCGTCTTCGTCCCGCTCGCCACGCTGGAGTTCGCCATCCTCGACCTCTTCGGCAAGATGTCCAACCGCTCCATCGGCCTGCTCATCTCCGACAAGATCCACAACCCCAAAATCGCCGTCTACCAGGCCAACGGCGAGCGCTACATCTCCCCGGAAGAGACCATCGCGCACCTCAAGCGCGACGTCGCCATCTCTCATGCGAAGGCGATCAAGTTCAAACTCGGCGGCCGCATGTCGCACATCGAAACCCCGCCCGACCGCAGCGCGCGCCTCATCCCCATGGTCCGCGAAACCTTCGGCGACCAGATGGTCATCTCCGCCGACGCCAACGGCTCCTACACGCCGGAAGAAGCCATCCCCATCGGCAAACTCATGCAGCAGTACAAGTACGCGTTCTACGAAGAGCCCGTCCCCTTCGACAACTACGACGGCCTCCAGCAGGTCGCCGACGCCCTCGAGATCCCCATCGCCCTCGGCGAGCAGGAGCCCTCCACCTGGAACTTCCGCCACGTCCTCGCCCACAATGCCGTCGGCATCGTCCAGCAGGACATGTTCTACTTCGGCGGCATGTGCCGCTGCATGAAGGTCGCCCGCATGGCCGCCGTCCTCAACAAGCAGTGCATCCCGCACATCAGTTCCACCGGTCTCGGCTACCTCTACATGATGCACTTCGTCTCCGCCATCACCAACTCCGGCCCGTACCACGAGTTCAAGGAGTTCAACAACGATCTCCCCTACAAGTGCGCCACCTCCACGCTCCGCTCCAACGCCGACGGCGTCATCACCGTCCCCACCGGCCCCGGAGTAGGCGTAGAGATCGACCCCGACTACATCAAAAAACACGAAGTCATGAAAGTCATCAAACCCGCCAACTTCAAAGACGCCGAATAG
- a CDS encoding GNAT family N-acetyltransferase, which yields MPPTIRRATPDDLTSVLALLTLYYNEWQIQQRDDEPTVAAKLQHAPLGYFLAFIDNEPAGCVMLRDLPNIPSAAEPSAECKRLYVAPAFRGHRLANLLMDAAESTARTAGYHWLYLDSAAEFTTAIALYRRRGYLEIPRFNDNPQATIFMRLALTA from the coding sequence ATGCCACCCACCATCCGCCGCGCCACCCCCGACGACCTCACTTCCGTCCTCGCGCTCCTAACCCTCTACTACAACGAGTGGCAAATCCAGCAGCGCGACGACGAGCCCACCGTCGCCGCCAAGCTCCAGCACGCGCCACTCGGCTATTTCCTCGCCTTCATCGACAACGAACCCGCAGGCTGCGTCATGCTCCGCGATCTCCCCAACATCCCCAGCGCCGCCGAGCCCTCAGCTGAGTGCAAACGCCTCTACGTCGCGCCCGCCTTTCGCGGCCACCGCCTCGCCAACCTCCTCATGGACGCAGCCGAGTCCACCGCCCGCACTGCCGGCTATCACTGGCTCTACCTCGACAGCGCCGCCGAGTTCACCACCGCCATCGCCCTCTACCGCCGCCGTGGCTATCTAGAAATCCCCCGCTTCAACGACAACCCTCAGGCCACCATCTTCATGCGCCTCGCCCTCACCGCATAG
- a CDS encoding ribonuclease J: MANEKLQIIPLGGLGEFGMNCMALRFGDDILVIDAGLMFPEEELLGVDIVVPDISYLIENRDKVRGIVLTHGHEDHIGGLPWILSELNVPVYGTEFTLAYVEGKLEEHRLLDDAELIEMLPGDRITLGAFSINPIRVTHSLVDCVALAIHTPVGIVLHTGDFKIDLSSPDGHPFDLQAFADLGKQGVLVLLQDSTNVDRPGFTPGEKAVIPRLDDIFGATKKKLFFSCFSSSIHRMKIAMDLAQKHGRKVALIGRSIDNSAEIAQDLGYLDPAPGLIINPGQIRDTPANKLLILISGTQGEPMSALSRAAVDNHKFAKIDAGDTVLLSSRVIPGNEKAIYRVIDHLERRDARVIHDDGTNGLIHVSGHGSQEELRMMINLVRPKFFIPVHGDYRHLKRHVELASATGIPEKVILMEDGDVLTVDPKSAEKTGKVTVGRVCIDNNSTADVVEDTVIRDRKHLGEDGVFLPIIAINRRTGQVEGTPEITTRGFAADDPELLRNARDIVVRTLETSSEEERRDYGVMKDKIRGDLKRFIQKNANRRPLIMPIILEL, from the coding sequence ATGGCAAATGAAAAACTGCAAATAATCCCGCTCGGCGGGCTCGGTGAGTTCGGCATGAACTGCATGGCTCTCCGCTTCGGCGACGACATCCTCGTCATCGACGCCGGCCTCATGTTCCCCGAAGAAGAGCTCCTCGGCGTCGATATCGTCGTCCCGGACATCTCCTATCTCATCGAGAACCGCGACAAGGTCCGCGGCATCGTCCTCACCCACGGCCACGAAGACCACATCGGCGGCCTCCCCTGGATACTCTCTGAGCTCAACGTACCCGTCTACGGCACCGAGTTCACCCTCGCCTACGTCGAAGGCAAGCTCGAAGAGCACCGCCTCCTCGACGATGCCGAGCTCATCGAGATGCTTCCCGGCGACCGCATCACCCTCGGCGCCTTCAGCATCAACCCCATCCGCGTCACGCACTCGCTGGTCGACTGCGTAGCACTCGCCATCCACACCCCCGTCGGCATCGTCCTCCACACCGGCGACTTCAAAATCGATCTCTCTTCACCCGACGGTCATCCCTTCGACCTTCAGGCCTTCGCCGACCTTGGCAAGCAGGGCGTGCTCGTCCTCCTGCAGGACTCCACCAACGTCGATCGCCCCGGCTTCACCCCGGGCGAAAAGGCTGTCATCCCGCGCCTCGACGACATCTTCGGCGCCACGAAGAAGAAGCTCTTCTTCTCCTGCTTCTCCTCCTCGATCCACCGCATGAAGATCGCGATGGACCTCGCTCAGAAGCATGGCCGCAAGGTCGCGCTCATCGGCCGCTCCATCGACAACTCCGCGGAGATCGCGCAGGACCTCGGCTATCTCGACCCCGCCCCCGGCCTCATCATCAACCCCGGCCAGATCCGCGACACTCCAGCGAACAAGCTGTTGATCCTTATCTCCGGCACGCAGGGCGAACCCATGTCCGCCCTCTCCCGCGCCGCCGTCGACAACCACAAGTTTGCCAAGATCGACGCCGGCGACACAGTGCTCCTCAGCTCGCGCGTCATCCCCGGCAACGAAAAGGCCATCTACCGCGTCATCGACCACCTCGAACGCCGCGACGCCCGCGTCATCCACGACGACGGCACCAACGGCCTCATCCACGTCTCCGGCCACGGCTCGCAGGAAGAGCTGCGCATGATGATCAACCTCGTGCGTCCAAAGTTCTTCATCCCCGTCCACGGCGACTACCGCCACCTCAAGCGCCACGTCGAGCTCGCCTCCGCCACCGGAATCCCCGAGAAGGTCATCCTCATGGAGGACGGCGACGTCCTCACCGTCGATCCCAAGTCAGCCGAGAAGACCGGCAAGGTCACCGTCGGCCGCGTCTGCATCGACAACAACTCCACCGCTGACGTCGTCGAAGACACCGTCATCCGCGACCGCAAGCACCTCGGCGAAGACGGCGTCTTCCTCCCCATCATCGCCATCAACCGCCGCACCGGCCAGGTCGAAGGCACACCCGAAATCACCACCCGCGGCTTCGCGGCAGACGATCCCGAACTCCTCCGCAACGCCCGCGACATCGTCGTGCGCACCCTCGAAACCTCCAGCGAAGAAGAGCGCCGCGACTACGGCGTCATGAAGGACAAGATCCGCGGCGACCTCAAGCGCTTCATCCAGAAGAACGCCAACCGTCGCCCGCTCATCATGCCCATCATCCTTGAGCTGTAA